In Streptomyces sp. NBC_00433, a single genomic region encodes these proteins:
- a CDS encoding M48 family metalloprotease: MAAPRHMWWTYALVVLALVVMGSGAAQALFLTGDLGHVAEPIACLRDRGVSLDDPSLRPSAAGAWQYALCVGPYDRRQVVAMALGAGSALLAVVLLMVGDGVRMRWRLSAGPGIRVATDAERRATARFEAWCDVWELAGRRRPRLVLAAPGRFGGRAFTTGLPLGRPVVVIPVAYAYLEAAPFDVIVLHELAHVRARDLVWAGSVWWMGWLNVPVLLIAFSPAALHPRSHLALYGTALWTATALSTAVLVLRASLLRRRELAADRYVVDVTGTAEALRAVLARRRGTLPANGTLAARVASVRRHVRRMTASHPTAEVRAAARRGDLDRWEGGFAVSAAASLIAVFLYQAVRTLLNDFARFAWAHPALPSALAFASAAMVWACVVVPAWSRRARVASRDNSVPTWSGAVTGVVLGLVGGYLLQVPGAATLASRTAFRGHLLLASAWLAIAVAGVAVLTVGLAAATATARTVSVRRLPTLTCAVLTAAATLASVLIVTVGVIEGHIRLGSAAEDRRLLSSLGDVHYWVCLPPLLLVACILCARQPAGVRLRAFIPLRPHWPVSVSAAAVGAWGAHHNWNTGTFASSDAREVSYFLLLQGWWICAFAGWAAAFVVLLTTRPAPRAAAGAEAAPWAAVPTALAVGLLTTASAGLGHFLLRVADGNPATLHGCLVFVRIPMWLFVVTAVVTLPWMLVGTRLLRRLSWRAWPVPTAGLKPVSAGAAATGLTLALATGLLSPVTVSPHDRSNSSASLQRLRTPVSRVPVVPRPVAHPKDPHRAADPRRLLDRTSAEAALAGLTDLLPPGSKSDSVGEDGELDITPASCQTLFRDDDAAEKAMPRTVDITHRYSIPVEGTRSAEVSFALTSYRVPPAGFTALRTEAIRCPRVIFLDSNLEKGRRYASLSTRDLRTMPYPALQLMEQDHFRIEGREMKMNVLMIYELVGHNMLSAGIFYVYQDTVSPRIQKHQQTLVTAALHNLIANLRDGAL, encoded by the coding sequence GTGGCTGCTCCGCGTCATATGTGGTGGACGTATGCGCTGGTTGTCCTGGCGCTGGTGGTGATGGGCAGCGGGGCGGCGCAGGCCCTGTTCCTCACCGGGGACCTCGGCCATGTCGCAGAGCCGATCGCATGCCTGCGTGATCGGGGTGTCTCCCTCGATGACCCGTCGTTGAGGCCGTCGGCGGCCGGTGCGTGGCAGTACGCGTTGTGCGTCGGTCCGTACGACCGTCGGCAGGTGGTCGCGATGGCCCTCGGGGCGGGCTCAGCGCTGCTGGCGGTGGTGCTGCTGATGGTCGGCGACGGGGTGCGGATGCGGTGGCGGCTGAGTGCCGGACCGGGGATACGTGTCGCAACCGACGCCGAGCGGCGTGCAACTGCGCGGTTCGAGGCATGGTGTGACGTGTGGGAACTGGCCGGACGGCGTCGGCCGCGTCTTGTGCTGGCGGCACCCGGCCGGTTCGGCGGGCGGGCGTTCACCACCGGACTCCCTCTGGGCCGGCCGGTGGTGGTGATACCGGTGGCGTATGCCTATCTCGAAGCCGCCCCGTTCGATGTGATCGTGCTGCACGAGCTTGCACACGTGCGTGCCCGTGACCTCGTGTGGGCCGGATCGGTGTGGTGGATGGGCTGGCTCAACGTCCCGGTGCTGCTGATCGCGTTCAGCCCGGCAGCACTCCACCCCCGCTCCCATCTGGCCCTCTACGGCACCGCGTTGTGGACTGCCACTGCTTTGTCCACAGCAGTGCTGGTGTTGCGCGCGTCGCTGCTGCGCCGCCGCGAACTGGCAGCCGACCGGTACGTCGTGGATGTGACGGGGACCGCCGAGGCACTGCGCGCCGTGCTGGCACGGCGTCGTGGAACGCTCCCCGCGAACGGCACGCTCGCCGCCCGGGTGGCGAGCGTGCGGCGCCATGTGCGCCGGATGACAGCCTCTCACCCGACCGCTGAAGTACGCGCTGCTGCGAGGCGGGGCGATCTGGACCGGTGGGAGGGCGGATTCGCCGTCTCGGCAGCGGCGAGCCTCATCGCTGTCTTCCTTTACCAGGCCGTCCGCACCCTGCTGAACGACTTCGCCCGTTTCGCCTGGGCTCACCCAGCTCTGCCGTCGGCCCTGGCATTCGCCTCGGCCGCCATGGTGTGGGCGTGCGTCGTCGTTCCCGCCTGGAGCCGGCGAGCCCGCGTCGCGAGCCGCGACAATTCGGTCCCCACATGGTCCGGTGCGGTAACCGGAGTCGTTCTCGGTCTCGTCGGGGGGTACCTGCTCCAAGTTCCGGGCGCCGCGACGCTGGCGAGCCGCACCGCATTCCGGGGTCATCTCCTCCTGGCATCAGCGTGGTTGGCCATCGCTGTCGCGGGCGTCGCCGTGCTGACTGTCGGACTCGCCGCCGCCACCGCCACCGCGAGAACGGTGAGCGTGCGGCGCTTGCCGACACTGACCTGCGCTGTTCTCACTGCTGCGGCCACGCTGGCGTCAGTCCTCATCGTGACCGTCGGCGTCATCGAGGGCCACATCCGGTTGGGAAGCGCGGCCGAGGACCGGCGGCTGCTCTCTTCACTGGGCGACGTCCACTACTGGGTGTGTCTGCCACCGCTGTTGCTCGTCGCCTGCATTCTCTGTGCGCGGCAGCCGGCCGGTGTGCGCTTGCGTGCCTTCATTCCGCTTCGCCCGCACTGGCCGGTTTCGGTCTCTGCCGCAGCAGTCGGGGCATGGGGCGCCCATCACAACTGGAATACCGGCACTTTCGCATCCAGCGACGCCAGGGAGGTCTCGTACTTCCTGCTCCTGCAGGGCTGGTGGATCTGCGCGTTTGCCGGTTGGGCCGCAGCCTTTGTCGTCCTGCTCACCACCCGGCCCGCGCCCCGTGCGGCGGCTGGAGCGGAGGCCGCGCCCTGGGCCGCAGTACCGACCGCGCTCGCTGTCGGGCTGCTCACCACAGCGTCTGCGGGCTTGGGCCATTTCCTCCTGCGGGTCGCCGACGGCAACCCGGCCACCCTGCACGGGTGCCTGGTTTTCGTACGCATACCGATGTGGCTGTTCGTCGTGACAGCGGTCGTGACATTGCCCTGGATGCTCGTGGGGACGCGCCTGCTCCGGCGCCTTTCGTGGCGCGCGTGGCCGGTACCGACGGCAGGACTGAAGCCGGTGAGCGCGGGCGCGGCTGCCACGGGGCTCACTCTCGCCCTGGCCACTGGGCTTCTGTCGCCGGTGACTGTGTCACCGCACGACCGGAGCAACAGCTCCGCCTCGCTCCAAAGGCTGAGAACACCCGTGTCCAGGGTGCCAGTGGTGCCCAGACCGGTTGCCCACCCGAAGGACCCGCACAGGGCCGCCGATCCGCGGCGCCTGCTGGACCGTACCTCGGCCGAAGCGGCCTTGGCCGGCTTGACGGATCTGCTGCCTCCTGGTTCGAAGTCCGACTCCGTCGGCGAGGACGGGGAGCTCGATATCACCCCGGCCTCCTGCCAGACCCTGTTCCGTGATGACGACGCCGCGGAGAAGGCGATGCCGCGGACGGTCGACATCACCCATAGGTACAGCATCCCCGTCGAAGGCACCCGGAGTGCGGAGGTCTCCTTCGCCCTCACCTCGTACCGCGTGCCGCCGGCGGGCTTCACAGCGCTGCGCACAGAGGCCATCCGATGCCCCCGCGTGATATTCCTCGACAGTAACCTGGAAAAGGGTCGCAGATATGCCTCACTGAGCACGCGCGATCTGCGCACCATGCCTTACCCGGCCCTCCAACTGATGGAGCAGGATCATTTCAGAATCGAGGGCCGCGAGATGAAGATGAATGTGCTGATGATCTATGAGCTGGTCGGGCACAATATGCTCTCAGCTGGGATCTTTTATGTCTATCAAGACACCGTGTCGCCCAGAATTCAAAAACACCAGCAGACACTCGTCACCGCCGCACTGCACAACCTCATCGCCAACCTCAGGGACGGTGCGCTCTGA
- a CDS encoding cellulase family glycosylhydrolase encodes MLALLSIAGQTHAQAAAAPAAGAGTGYWHTSGRQILDSSNQPVRIAGINWFGFETSNEVVHGLWSRDYKSMIDQMKTLGYNTIRLPYSDDIFKSGAAANSITFYNMNTDLQGLSPLQIMDKIVNYAGSIGLRVILDRHRPDSGQQSALWYTSAVPESTWITNLKALATRYQGNTAVVGIDLHNEPHDPACWGCGDTTIDWRLAAQRAGNAILGVNPSLLIFVEGIQTFNGVSGWWGGNLMGAGQYPVQLNVANRVVYSAHDYATSVAQQTWFTDPSFPSNMSAIWDKYWGYLFKQNIAPVWVGEFGTTLQSTVDQQWLKALVSYMLPTSGHGGDSFSWTFWSWNPDSGDTGGILKDDWQSVDTVKDGYLSSIKAPGFGGSSGSTNGGTSSGTSTGTSTGTSTGTSTGTSSGTSTGTSTGTSTGTSTGTSTGTSTGTTGGTGGNKGCTAALHVDNQWDAGFTASVTVTNTGTAATTGWKVGWTWSGNQQETSGWSATITQSGTAVSAVNLSYNGAIAPAASTSFGFQGTSTGSVGTPTLTCTAS; translated from the coding sequence ATGCTCGCGCTGCTGTCGATCGCCGGGCAGACCCACGCCCAGGCGGCGGCCGCCCCGGCCGCCGGCGCCGGCACGGGCTACTGGCACACCAGCGGCCGGCAGATCCTGGACTCAAGCAACCAGCCGGTGCGTATCGCGGGCATCAACTGGTTCGGCTTCGAGACCAGCAACGAGGTGGTGCACGGCCTCTGGTCGCGCGACTACAAGAGCATGATCGACCAGATGAAGACGCTGGGCTACAACACCATCCGACTGCCCTACAGCGACGACATCTTCAAGTCCGGCGCGGCGGCCAACAGCATCACCTTCTACAACATGAACACCGATCTGCAGGGCCTCAGTCCGCTGCAGATCATGGACAAGATCGTCAACTACGCGGGTTCGATCGGCCTGCGGGTGATCCTGGATCGGCACCGCCCCGACTCCGGCCAGCAGTCCGCGCTGTGGTACACCAGCGCCGTCCCCGAGTCGACCTGGATCACCAACCTCAAGGCGCTGGCGACCCGTTACCAGGGCAACACCGCCGTCGTCGGCATCGACCTGCACAACGAACCGCACGACCCGGCCTGCTGGGGCTGCGGCGACACCACGATCGACTGGCGGCTCGCGGCCCAGCGGGCGGGCAACGCGATCCTCGGCGTCAACCCCAGCCTGCTGATCTTCGTCGAGGGCATCCAGACCTTCAACGGCGTCTCCGGCTGGTGGGGCGGCAACCTGATGGGCGCCGGGCAGTACCCGGTGCAGCTCAACGTGGCCAACCGGGTCGTCTACTCGGCCCACGACTACGCCACCAGTGTCGCCCAGCAGACCTGGTTCACCGACCCGTCCTTCCCGTCGAACATGTCGGCCATATGGGACAAATACTGGGGCTACCTCTTCAAGCAGAACATCGCCCCGGTGTGGGTGGGCGAGTTCGGCACCACGCTCCAGTCGACCGTCGACCAGCAGTGGCTCAAGGCCCTGGTCAGCTACATGCTGCCGACCTCCGGCCACGGCGGCGACAGCTTCAGCTGGACCTTCTGGTCGTGGAATCCCGACTCCGGTGACACCGGCGGCATCCTCAAGGACGACTGGCAGTCCGTCGACACCGTCAAGGACGGCTACCTGAGCAGCATCAAGGCCCCGGGCTTCGGCGGCTCGTCGGGCAGCACCAACGGCGGTACGTCGAGCGGCACTTCGACGGGGACGTCGACCGGCACGTCCACGGGTACCAGCACCGGTACGTCCTCGGGCACGTCCACCGGCACCTCCACGGGTACGAGCACGGGCACGTCGACCGGTACGAGCACCGGCACGTCCACCGGGACCACCGGCGGCACCGGCGGGAACAAGGGCTGCACCGCCGCCCTGCACGTGGACAACCAGTGGGACGCCGGCTTCACCGCCAGCGTCACGGTGACCAACACCGGCACCGCGGCGACCACCGGCTGGAAGGTCGGCTGGACCTGGTCGGGCAACCAGCAGGAGACCTCCGGCTGGAGCGCCACCATCACCCAGAGCGGCACCGCGGTCAGCGCCGTGAACCTCTCCTACAACGGGGCGATCGCCCCCGCGGCCTCGACCAGCTTCGGCTTCCAGGGCACCTCGACGGGATCGGTCGGCACCCCGACGCTGACCTGCACCGCGAGCTGA